One genomic window of Candidatus Poribacteria bacterium includes the following:
- a CDS encoding DUF262 domain-containing protein has protein sequence MQTTATNKKIRTLLADIRNEILIPRPEFQRRLVWSNKHKSAFIQTVLDGYPFPEIYIAAGEVDPVTGEGKEMLVDGQQRLTTLKQYFEASPDLRLSKEVISYSKLPEGKQVDFLEYQVVVRDLGKIDISKIKEVFQRINSTNYALNAMEIHNARFDGEIKRFAEKLAEDPFFQKHRVFYSNEVRRMGDVRFALSIVVTVMSTYFNRDNELENYLQEYNDTFEEKCRLEIGFQRVFKFIEACGFLQNSRVWRKADLFTLLVEIYRALVKENKPLQPAKVGEQLRQFYELVERLGQRGLDSEVEKEDKRIAEYLTTTRQATNDRMTRINRGKILQDVISGKFFDEKQD, from the coding sequence ATGCAAACAACAGCGACAAATAAAAAAATACGCACGCTCTTGGCAGATATTCGGAACGAAATCTTGATTCCAAGACCTGAATTTCAAAGACGTTTAGTGTGGTCGAATAAACATAAAAGTGCTTTTATTCAAACAGTTTTGGATGGGTATCCTTTTCCCGAAATATATATTGCTGCTGGTGAAGTAGATCCTGTCACTGGAGAAGGGAAGGAAATGCTGGTAGATGGCCAACAGAGGTTAACTACATTGAAACAGTACTTTGAAGCATCGCCAGACTTAAGGTTGTCGAAAGAGGTGATTTCCTACTCGAAGCTACCCGAAGGAAAACAAGTTGACTTTTTAGAATATCAGGTTGTTGTTCGAGACTTGGGAAAAATAGACATTAGTAAGATAAAGGAGGTGTTTCAACGAATTAACTCAACGAACTATGCTTTGAATGCTATGGAGATTCATAATGCCAGATTTGATGGAGAAATAAAACGATTCGCTGAAAAACTTGCGGAAGATCCTTTTTTTCAAAAACATAGAGTCTTCTATTCTAACGAAGTAAGACGTATGGGAGATGTTCGTTTCGCTTTGTCTATTGTTGTAACTGTGATGTCAACCTACTTTAATAGGGATAACGAACTTGAAAATTATCTGCAAGAATATAACGATACATTTGAAGAAAAGTGCCGTTTAGAGATTGGATTTCAAAGAGTTTTTAAGTTTATAGAAGCGTGTGGATTTCTTCAAAATAGCCGTGTCTGGCGAAAGGCGGATCTATTTACTTTGCTTGTGGAGATTTATAGAGCGTTAGTTAAAGAAAACAAACCACTTCAGCCTGCAAAAGTTGGAGAACAGCTGCGACAGTTTTACGAATTAGTAGAAAGGTTAGGACAGCGAGGGTTAGACAGTGAGGTTGAAAAGGAAGACAAGAGAATAGCAGAGTACCTTACAACGACTAGACAAGCGACCAACGATAGGATGACCCGTATAAATAGAGGAAAGATTTTACAAGATGTGATTAGCGGAAAATTTTTCGACGAGAAACAAGATTAA
- the acs gene encoding acetate--CoA ligase → MANNVFPPEDTTYPIDNAYVNSLEAYEAQYAESVRDPEAFWATVAERLTWYQKWHTVRDYDFVEAEIKWFEGGTLNACYNCLDRHVEAGHGDATAIIWEGNDPSEDKTFTFDELLTEVKKFANVLKAQGIEKGDRVCIYLQMVPELAIAMLACARIGAVHSIVFGAFSAESLRDRINDSACKMLITQDTAMRGPRSDIPMKANADATVAECPSIEKVVVVKRTGDTVDFDASQDIWWHEAMANADAECEPTVMDAEDPLFILYTSGSTGKPKGVLHTTGGYLTYTSYTHQQVFDYHEGDVYWCTADIGWITGHSYIIYGPLANRAITVMFEGVPNYPDFGRFWQVVEKHRINIFYTAPTALRALMKEGDTWVEKYDRSTLRLLGTVGEPIKEPEWLWYYNTVGDGRCPIVDTWWQTETGGILMTPLPAATPLKPGSATFPFFAIEPVILDEEGNEVEGNPATGYLCIKTAWPGIMRTVYGDHERFLDTYFRRFPGYYMTGDGVLRDEDGYYWITGRVDDVLNVSGHRLGTAEVEGAIGQHEAVAEAAVVGYPHDIKGQGIYAYVTLMTGESPSDTVETGIKLAVRQHIGPIATPDKIQFTPALPKTRSGKIMRRILRKIAEGDLSELGDTSTLADPTVVDALVEGRQ, encoded by the coding sequence ATGGCTAACAACGTTTTTCCACCGGAAGACACTACCTATCCTATAGATAACGCATACGTCAACAGTTTAGAGGCATACGAAGCACAATATGCCGAGTCCGTCCGAGACCCTGAAGCATTTTGGGCAACGGTTGCGGAACGGTTGACGTGGTATCAAAAATGGCATACCGTTCGCGATTACGACTTCGTCGAAGCGGAAATTAAATGGTTTGAAGGCGGCACACTGAATGCTTGTTATAATTGCCTTGATCGGCATGTAGAGGCTGGACACGGCGATGCAACCGCTATTATCTGGGAGGGAAACGATCCATCTGAAGATAAAACCTTTACCTTTGATGAACTGCTAACTGAGGTCAAAAAATTTGCCAACGTTCTCAAGGCACAAGGCATTGAAAAAGGCGACCGCGTTTGTATCTATCTACAGATGGTTCCAGAGTTAGCCATCGCGATGCTCGCATGCGCACGGATTGGTGCCGTTCACTCCATCGTCTTCGGGGCATTTTCAGCGGAATCCCTCCGAGACCGGATTAACGACTCGGCGTGCAAAATGCTCATAACACAAGATACCGCAATGCGCGGACCCCGTAGCGATATACCCATGAAAGCTAACGCCGATGCCACTGTTGCCGAATGCCCATCCATTGAAAAGGTCGTCGTCGTCAAGCGTACCGGCGATACAGTCGATTTCGATGCTTCGCAGGATATTTGGTGGCATGAAGCGATGGCGAATGCCGATGCCGAGTGTGAACCCACTGTTATGGATGCTGAAGATCCCCTGTTTATTCTTTATACCTCCGGTTCAACTGGGAAACCCAAGGGGGTTTTACATACCACAGGCGGTTATCTCACCTATACATCTTACACACACCAACAGGTTTTTGACTACCACGAGGGGGATGTCTACTGGTGTACCGCTGATATAGGATGGATTACTGGGCACTCTTACATCATCTACGGTCCACTTGCGAATCGGGCGATTACCGTTATGTTTGAAGGCGTGCCAAACTATCCCGACTTTGGAAGATTTTGGCAGGTCGTCGAAAAGCATCGTATCAACATCTTCTACACCGCGCCAACCGCACTCCGCGCATTGATGAAGGAAGGCGATACATGGGTCGAGAAATATGACCGCTCCACACTCAGGTTACTCGGCACGGTCGGCGAACCCATCAAAGAGCCAGAGTGGTTATGGTACTACAATACCGTTGGCGATGGGCGTTGCCCGATTGTCGATACGTGGTGGCAGACGGAGACTGGCGGAATCTTGATGACACCGCTGCCCGCAGCAACGCCATTGAAACCCGGTTCAGCAACTTTCCCGTTCTTTGCAATTGAACCTGTGATACTCGATGAAGAAGGGAACGAGGTGGAAGGCAACCCGGCGACTGGGTATCTCTGTATTAAAACCGCCTGGCCCGGTATCATGAGGACCGTCTATGGCGACCATGAACGGTTCTTGGATACCTATTTTCGCCGATTTCCCGGCTACTATATGACCGGGGACGGTGTCCTACGCGATGAAGATGGATACTATTGGATTACAGGTCGTGTTGACGATGTTCTGAATGTCTCTGGACATCGATTGGGAACTGCCGAAGTTGAAGGGGCAATCGGACAGCATGAAGCGGTCGCAGAAGCAGCCGTCGTCGGTTACCCGCACGACATCAAAGGGCAAGGGATCTATGCCTATGTCACGCTGATGACGGGTGAATCTCCGTCTGATACGGTAGAAACCGGTATCAAACTGGCGGTACGGCAACATATCGGACCTATTGCCACACCTGATAAGATCCAGTTTACACCCGCATTGCCAAAGACGAGATCCGGAAAAATTATGCGGCGTATCCTCCGAAAGATCGCAGAAGGCGACCTCTCTGAGCTCGGTGATACCTCAACGCTTGCTGATCCAACGGTTGTTGATGCTTTGGTTGAAGGTAGGCAGTAG
- a CDS encoding iron-sulfur cluster assembly accessory protein: MKNFLKKFTGTETPLLEVTEAAQEKIHAVIQTEEVEVEGLRIGIQGRTATAFQYSLGLATEVQDGDIIVDCENFKVLVDAESASDLKGAVIDYVEDLNSSGFNIENPNTPTWDNPKAQEIQKLIDERINPAVAAHGGQIELLNVEDDSIYIHMGGGCQGCGMANVTLKHGIEAMIQEVFPEIKHVVDTTDHAAGDNPYYSPSKG; encoded by the coding sequence ATGAAGAATTTCTTGAAGAAGTTCACGGGAACCGAAACTCCTTTGCTTGAAGTTACGGAAGCCGCACAAGAGAAAATTCACGCAGTTATACAAACTGAGGAAGTTGAAGTCGAAGGGCTGCGGATTGGTATCCAAGGTAGAACCGCTACCGCTTTCCAGTACAGTCTCGGCTTGGCTACCGAAGTTCAAGACGGTGATATTATCGTCGATTGTGAGAATTTTAAAGTCCTCGTTGATGCAGAAAGCGCGTCTGACCTCAAAGGTGCTGTTATTGATTATGTCGAGGACCTAAATTCCAGTGGCTTTAACATTGAGAATCCCAATACGCCGACATGGGACAATCCCAAAGCGCAGGAGATTCAAAAACTTATTGATGAACGTATCAACCCAGCTGTTGCTGCACACGGTGGGCAAATAGAACTCCTGAACGTTGAGGATGACTCTATTTATATTCATATGGGCGGTGGCTGTCAAGGGTGTGGGATGGCGAATGTCACCCTCAAACACGGCATTGAAGCCATGATTCAGGAAGTTTTCCCTGAGATTAAGCATGTCGTTGATACGACTGACCACGCTGCTGGGGATAATCCATATTATTCCCCAAGCAAAGGCTAA
- a CDS encoding sigma-70 family RNA polymerase sigma factor, which yields MEAEYFGETANIGNVESYMDSAFPMEETEYSENSKGSDRTALTSWLRSVAGHRLLSREEEVELAKRIEAAEAQPLDELLEVLVKVELLSPKVKVELVKQIGANEDEPREAGDELLEVLLENNLLSLERKEELAKQIKPGGNAARRTLVAELLNILVQSDTLPDEQKKELAERIEVAEIEAHSARDELVQANLRLVISIAVKYQGHNVPLEDLIQEGNIGLIKAASKFDYRKGFKFSTYAIWWIKQAIMRTLDNFSRSIRLPSYIVAKMNKFDSIYATLCQELQREPRRDEIAEALDLTVNQVEEILTFNADAISMDLPLSDERSASTLGDLIEDPTTSGEDGPIAELINADLIAQFLDKLPEREQIVLRMRFGLEDGERKTLREIGVALKVTRERVRQLEIDALKRLNNLYKEMSEFQYEEMREFRSESSRAA from the coding sequence ATGGAAGCCGAGTATTTCGGTGAAACAGCTAATATAGGGAATGTTGAATCTTATATGGATTCGGCATTTCCGATGGAAGAGACAGAGTATTCTGAGAATTCTAAGGGGAGCGATCGGACAGCACTCACGAGTTGGCTCCGAAGCGTAGCAGGTCATCGCCTGTTGTCACGAGAAGAAGAAGTTGAATTAGCGAAACGGATTGAAGCCGCGGAGGCACAACCACTGGACGAACTACTGGAAGTATTAGTAAAAGTTGAACTATTATCTCCCAAGGTGAAAGTGGAACTGGTGAAACAGATTGGAGCCAACGAGGACGAACCGCGAGAAGCAGGCGATGAATTGTTAGAAGTACTATTGGAAAACAACCTGTTGTCTCTTGAGAGAAAAGAGGAACTGGCGAAGCAGATTAAACCTGGCGGTAATGCCGCACGCAGGACCTTAGTGGCTGAATTACTAAACATTCTGGTGCAATCCGATACGTTACCTGACGAGCAGAAAAAAGAGCTGGCGGAACGGATTGAAGTTGCTGAGATTGAAGCACACAGCGCACGAGATGAATTAGTCCAGGCCAACCTACGCCTCGTTATTTCTATTGCCGTTAAATATCAGGGCCACAATGTCCCACTTGAAGATTTGATTCAGGAAGGAAATATCGGACTCATTAAGGCGGCAAGTAAATTTGATTATCGGAAGGGGTTTAAATTCAGTACTTATGCTATCTGGTGGATTAAGCAGGCGATCATGCGCACGCTTGATAATTTCTCTCGTTCGATTCGTTTACCTTCCTATATCGTCGCGAAGATGAATAAATTTGATTCTATTTATGCAACGTTGTGCCAAGAGTTGCAACGTGAACCCAGACGCGATGAGATAGCGGAGGCTTTGGACCTCACTGTCAATCAGGTTGAAGAGATTCTTACCTTTAACGCTGATGCGATTTCCATGGATTTACCGCTGAGTGATGAACGTTCTGCTTCAACATTAGGTGATTTAATCGAGGACCCCACTACCAGTGGAGAAGACGGTCCCATCGCCGAATTGATTAACGCCGATTTGATCGCTCAATTTCTTGACAAGTTACCTGAACGCGAGCAGATAGTCCTGCGGATGCGTTTTGGACTTGAAGATGGAGAACGGAAAACGCTCCGAGAAATTGGTGTTGCCTTGAAGGTCACTCGAGAACGCGTCCGGCAGCTTGAAATAGACGCACTCAAAAGATTGAATAATCTTTATAAAGAGATGAGTGAATTTCAATATGAAGAGATGAGAGAGTTTCGATCTGAATCCTCCAGAGCCGCATAA
- a CDS encoding N-6 DNA methylase, with protein sequence MTQPDIIQTILKDSNYHLDLFDASEIQSLRQRIEGKKTPITYCPIRGKAIQLKPEELIRQLYVERLLNRYHYPRERVRFEHLVNFGREKKRADIVILDKDRADSPYIIIEVKKPKLQDGKAQLRSYCNATGAPIAVWTNGQQISHYHRRDPNYFEDITDIPNADQTLADILNERFTLKDLILKDKLATEHKSLKDVILELEDEVLANAGVDVFEEVFKLIFTKLYDEFKSQEDKMFINRLLRSRINTAIQETDQSYDVENPDYEVLKKAVEEIPDDDFRAVEFRNTGQTDSQLKTKIQRLFDDARDRWRGVFPEHSTFELSDSHLSVCVSSLQDIKLFNSNLQVVDEAFEYLVSKSAKGEKGQYFTPRHVIDMCVKMLNPQPGEYMIDTAAGSCGFPVHTVFKLTGTLFTNAEIPAADKEHVLKVFGIDFDEKTVRVARTLNLIAGDGETNVLHLNTLDYERWDDSTERNSRWVRTYGDGFDRLKALRLEQDRNKSFGFDILMANPPFAGDIKESRILHQYNLTFKQNGKAHTKIGRDILFIERNLDFLKPGGRMAIVLPQGRFNNTSDKSVREFIAERGRILAIVSLHGNTFKPHTGTKTSVLFVQKWNDDPNAGPLCRKVDNYSVFLAVSGKGGKDNSGDYIFLENSDGQHKLDKNGHLIVDHDLHNHNGELPDGIAEAFIEWARRKDLSFWR encoded by the coding sequence ATGACCCAACCCGACATCATCCAAACGATACTCAAAGACAGCAATTACCACCTCGACCTATTCGACGCTTCCGAAATTCAGAGCTTACGTCAAAGAATAGAGGGCAAAAAAACACCCATCACCTACTGCCCTATCCGAGGGAAAGCAATCCAGCTCAAACCCGAGGAACTCATCCGTCAATTGTATGTAGAACGCCTCCTGAACCGGTATCATTATCCACGAGAACGCGTGCGGTTTGAGCATCTTGTCAATTTCGGTAGAGAAAAGAAACGTGCTGACATCGTTATCCTTGACAAGGACAGAGCCGATAGTCCTTATATTATCATTGAAGTAAAAAAGCCAAAACTCCAAGACGGCAAGGCACAACTCCGTTCCTACTGCAATGCCACCGGCGCGCCTATTGCTGTATGGACAAACGGACAGCAGATTTCACACTACCACCGGCGAGACCCGAACTACTTTGAAGACATTACCGATATTCCGAACGCCGATCAGACTTTGGCGGATATCCTCAATGAGCGTTTTACGCTCAAGGATCTCATTCTTAAGGATAAGCTCGCAACGGAACACAAATCCTTGAAGGATGTCATTTTGGAATTAGAGGATGAGGTACTCGCCAACGCAGGCGTGGATGTCTTTGAGGAGGTCTTTAAACTCATCTTTACCAAACTCTATGATGAATTCAAGAGTCAGGAAGATAAGATGTTTATCAACCGCCTCCTGCGATCCAGAATCAACACGGCTATTCAAGAAACAGATCAATCTTACGACGTTGAAAATCCAGATTATGAGGTTCTCAAGAAAGCCGTTGAAGAAATTCCAGATGACGATTTTCGAGCGGTGGAGTTCAGAAACACAGGACAAACCGACTCCCAACTCAAAACCAAAATTCAGCGGCTTTTTGACGATGCAAGAGACCGGTGGAGAGGCGTTTTTCCCGAACATTCGACGTTTGAACTATCTGACAGCCACCTATCAGTCTGTGTGTCCAGTTTGCAGGATATAAAGTTGTTCAACTCCAATTTACAGGTTGTCGATGAAGCGTTTGAGTATCTGGTGAGTAAATCTGCCAAAGGCGAAAAAGGGCAATACTTCACGCCACGCCACGTCATAGATATGTGTGTCAAAATGCTCAATCCGCAGCCAGGGGAATATATGATTGACACCGCCGCTGGGAGTTGCGGGTTTCCGGTGCATACCGTTTTCAAGTTGACTGGGACGCTGTTCACGAATGCGGAAATCCCTGCAGCCGACAAAGAGCACGTCCTCAAAGTGTTTGGAATTGATTTCGACGAAAAGACTGTCCGGGTGGCGAGAACCCTCAATCTGATCGCAGGAGACGGTGAAACGAATGTCTTGCACCTCAACACACTGGATTACGAGCGGTGGGACGACAGCACAGAGAGAAATAGCAGGTGGGTACGCACGTATGGCGACGGTTTTGATCGACTCAAAGCGTTAAGGCTGGAACAGGACAGGAACAAGTCATTTGGTTTTGATATTCTGATGGCGAATCCACCCTTTGCTGGAGACATCAAGGAGAGTCGTATCCTCCATCAATATAACCTCACCTTTAAGCAGAACGGCAAGGCACACACTAAAATCGGTCGCGATATCCTATTTATTGAACGCAATCTTGATTTCCTCAAACCCGGGGGGCGTATGGCGATTGTGCTACCGCAAGGCAGATTTAACAACACGTCTGACAAGTCCGTCCGTGAATTTATCGCCGAGCGCGGCCGTATTTTGGCTATCGTCAGTTTACACGGTAACACTTTCAAACCGCATACCGGTACGAAAACGAGCGTTCTATTCGTACAAAAGTGGAACGATGATCCAAATGCGGGCCCCCTTTGTCGAAAAGTTGACAACTACTCCGTCTTTTTAGCGGTGAGTGGGAAGGGTGGTAAAGATAATTCTGGCGATTATATTTTCCTTGAAAATAGCGATGGACAGCACAAATTGGACAAAAACGGGCACCTGATTGTTGATCACGACCTACACAACCACAACGGAGAACTCCCTGACGGCATCGCCGAAGCCTTTATTGAATGGGCAAGGCGTAAAGATTTGAGCTTTTGGAGATAA
- a CDS encoding DUF4145 domain-containing protein: MSEYYPPKYKNDAFHCPNCQVFALQHWEDAVITVYNEALRDVLFNKICIKDVDVEVAICSHCKSGTLWLAEKIIYPPTRSAPPANGDLPEDVTQVYDEAAAIADQSPRAACALLRLAVEMLMKHLGETSNINDSIGNLVKKGLAPKVQQSLDIVRITGDNAVHPGEIVFDDTADVQALFNLINVIAGVLITQPKQIQELYDGLPEGPKEAVEKRDGKTQ, from the coding sequence ATGTCTGAATATTATCCACCAAAGTACAAGAATGATGCCTTTCATTGTCCAAATTGTCAGGTTTTTGCTTTGCAACATTGGGAAGATGCTGTTATTACAGTTTACAATGAAGCCCTCCGTGATGTTTTATTTAATAAAATTTGTATTAAAGACGTGGACGTGGAGGTTGCTATTTGTTCACACTGTAAAAGCGGGACTCTTTGGTTAGCAGAAAAGATTATCTATCCGCCAACGCGTAGTGCTCCACCAGCAAATGGTGATTTACCGGAGGATGTAACACAAGTTTATGACGAAGCTGCCGCTATAGCTGATCAATCTCCACGTGCCGCTTGTGCTTTGTTGAGATTGGCTGTAGAAATGCTTATGAAACATCTCGGAGAGACAAGTAATATCAATGACAGTATAGGGAATCTTGTAAAAAAAGGACTTGCCCCGAAGGTCCAGCAATCATTGGATATTGTGAGAATAACGGGCGACAATGCCGTTCACCCAGGGGAAATCGTGTTTGACGACACTGCCGATGTTCAAGCACTTTTTAACTTAATCAATGTCATTGCTGGTGTCTTGATCACACAACCTAAACAGATTCAAGAACTTTACGATGGACTTCCTGAGGGGCCTAAGGAAGCAGTAGAAAAACGGGATGGTAAAACGCAATAA
- a CDS encoding thiamine pyrophosphate-binding protein, whose translation MASAQNIVDELKKQGITHAIGVPDNGSARIYEILRAEPDIEVITVTREGEAFAIASGLYVGGRKPVIIIQNTGFLESGDAIRGTVVNMQVPIVVFIGYRGYHNRDANGNWVDSVATFLEPTLKAWNLPYEMLETDDDISCIGRAFEKAATTSFPAAVLLIGHAT comes from the coding sequence TTGGCATCAGCACAAAATATTGTAGACGAATTGAAGAAACAGGGCATTACGCATGCCATAGGCGTTCCTGATAACGGTAGCGCGCGGATTTATGAAATTTTGCGGGCAGAACCCGATATCGAAGTTATCACGGTAACCCGTGAGGGTGAGGCGTTTGCTATTGCTTCTGGGTTGTACGTGGGTGGTAGAAAACCCGTCATCATCATTCAGAATACAGGTTTTCTGGAGTCCGGCGATGCCATTCGCGGCACTGTTGTTAACATGCAAGTACCAATAGTCGTATTTATTGGTTATCGTGGGTATCACAACCGCGACGCAAATGGGAATTGGGTCGATTCTGTAGCAACCTTTCTTGAACCGACGCTGAAAGCGTGGAATTTGCCTTATGAAATGTTGGAGACGGATGACGATATTTCGTGTATCGGTAGAGCGTTTGAAAAAGCTGCTACCACTTCGTTTCCTGCAGCAGTGCTACTGATCGGACATGCTACATAG